A genomic region of Rhodospirillales bacterium contains the following coding sequences:
- a CDS encoding alpha/beta fold hydrolase — MSEQFIPVGIGQRLFSRYTVAPHTATKDPADKTLAILAHGFPGGHIECHGHIFADLENICHNRKIDTLCFDFRGCGDSDGQSEDFTLTAARQDFQTVLNWAKKQGYHKFFYIGEGLGAAIALMNADENLKGLVMLWPLLDFRKTVFRDFFDAVQTPVSRQNQSITMEGYKVGLPLLNELLTTTIAPFLEKIRAPILIQHGDADTAAPITQLDLLRRHTQKSRRVDITSYEKGEHGLPLIGERRMIFHHVEQFLKTYS; from the coding sequence ATGAGTGAACAATTCATTCCCGTCGGTATCGGACAAAGGCTTTTCAGCCGTTACACGGTCGCCCCCCATACCGCGACAAAAGACCCGGCAGACAAGACGCTGGCCATTTTAGCCCACGGGTTTCCGGGCGGTCATATCGAATGTCACGGCCATATCTTCGCCGATCTGGAGAATATCTGTCACAATCGCAAGATTGATACGCTTTGCTTCGATTTTCGCGGATGCGGCGATAGTGATGGCCAGTCGGAAGATTTCACCCTGACCGCCGCCCGTCAGGATTTCCAGACGGTTTTGAACTGGGCCAAAAAACAGGGCTATCACAAATTCTTTTATATCGGCGAAGGGCTGGGGGCGGCCATCGCCTTGATGAATGCCGACGAAAACCTCAAGGGGCTTGTTATGCTGTGGCCGCTGCTCGACTTCCGCAAGACCGTCTTCCGGGATTTTTTCGATGCCGTGCAAACACCCGTTAGCCGTCAGAATCAATCTATCACGATGGAAGGCTACAAAGTCGGGTTGCCGCTTTTGAACGAGCTTTTAACCACGACTATCGCGCCTTTTCTGGAAAAAATCCGGGCGCCGATCCTGATCCAGCATGGCGATGCGGATACCGCCGCGCCAATCACGCAGCTTGATCTGCTCCGCCGCCATACCCAAAAATCCCGGCGCGTGGATATTACGTCTTACGAAAAGGGAGAACATGGCCTGCCGCTGATCGGGGAGCGGCGGATGATTTTTCATCATGTTGAGCAGTTTTTAAAGACGTATAGCTAG
- the gpt gene encoding xanthine phosphoribosyltransferase, whose translation MTNPDPTEEIQPEEVVLEWAEIHKDCDALAAKLNDREWHGIIAITRGGLAPVSLMARALDNKMIETLCMASYDHQDQEKLEVLKAVEHIGDGEGWLVVDDLSDTGKTFEEVRKMLPAAHYACLYVKPMGQPHADTYIRAYEQHVWINFPWELKAGFSADHFEPY comes from the coding sequence ATGACCAACCCTGACCCCACCGAAGAAATCCAGCCGGAAGAAGTTGTTCTGGAATGGGCAGAAATCCATAAGGACTGCGACGCGCTGGCCGCCAAGCTGAACGACCGGGAATGGCACGGCATTATCGCGATCACCCGCGGCGGGCTGGCCCCCGTTTCGTTGATGGCCCGCGCACTCGACAATAAAATGATCGAAACGCTGTGCATGGCCAGCTATGACCATCAGGATCAGGAAAAACTGGAAGTATTAAAAGCTGTCGAACACATTGGCGACGGTGAAGGATGGCTGGTGGTTGATGACTTGTCAGACACTGGCAAGACCTTTGAAGAGGTTCGTAAAATGTTGCCCGCAGCCCATTATGCCTGCCTGTATGTCAAACCGATGGGGCAACCACACGCCGATACCTATATCCGCGCCTATGAACAGCATGTCTGGATTAATTTTCCCTGGGAGCTGAAAGCCGGATTTTCCGCCGACCATTTCGAGCCTTACTAG
- the rlmB gene encoding 23S rRNA (guanosine(2251)-2'-O)-methyltransferase RlmB — protein sequence MYVNMKKHPQPRNKPGQKPHHKPPARPHTKSSIKADLWGSHAVQAAWLNPDRDVRALYITESALKDFSQSAPVKRPPPMIVDKAALDHALPKGAVHQGIALDCPPLEETFLNDLIIRAGGQPKTVLLMLDQVTDPHNVGAILRSACAFGAAGMIMQKKHAPELSGVLAKTACGAVEHVPVAYETNLTRSLETLQENGFFVIGLDERGEDIAGLSVPDKCVLVLGAEGPGLRRLVKEQCDTLARLPMNGPMPSINVSNAAAVALYALSV from the coding sequence ATGTATGTGAACATGAAAAAACATCCACAGCCTAGAAACAAACCGGGGCAAAAACCGCATCACAAGCCCCCTGCGCGGCCCCATACAAAATCCTCTATCAAGGCGGATTTGTGGGGTTCGCACGCCGTTCAGGCCGCGTGGCTGAACCCGGACCGGGATGTCCGGGCGCTGTACATCACGGAAAGCGCCCTGAAGGATTTTTCCCAGAGCGCGCCAGTCAAACGGCCGCCGCCGATGATTGTCGATAAAGCGGCGCTTGACCATGCCCTGCCCAAGGGGGCCGTGCATCAGGGCATCGCCTTGGACTGTCCGCCGCTGGAAGAAACATTCCTGAACGATCTGATTATCCGGGCGGGCGGGCAGCCGAAAACGGTTTTGCTAATGCTTGATCAGGTGACCGACCCGCATAATGTCGGCGCGATTTTGCGCTCAGCCTGCGCCTTTGGCGCGGCGGGCATGATTATGCAGAAAAAGCACGCGCCGGAACTTTCCGGGGTTCTGGCCAAGACGGCCTGCGGCGCGGTCGAACATGTGCCGGTGGCCTATGAGACCAACCTGACGCGCTCTTTGGAAACGCTGCAGGAAAACGGTTTTTTCGTGATCGGGCTGGATGAGCGCGGCGAAGACATTGCCGGCCTGAGCGTTCCTGACAAATGCGTGCTGGTGCTGGGCGCGGAAGGGCCGGGACTGCGGCGGCTGGTAAAGGAACAGTGCGATACGCTGGCACGCCTGCCGATGAACGGTCCGATGCCGAGCATCAATGTGTCGAATGCGGCGGCGGTGGCCCTTTACGCGCTGTCTGTTTAA
- the rpmI gene encoding 50S ribosomal protein L35 yields MPKMKTKSGAKKRFKITASGKVKAKQAFTSHMMMNKSKNMKRKAKGTTTLCKADARIVLRSFLPYARKKKAAVKAVEGSN; encoded by the coding sequence ATGCCGAAGATGAAAACCAAAAGCGGTGCGAAGAAGCGATTCAAAATCACCGCATCCGGCAAGGTAAAAGCCAAACAGGCCTTTACAAGCCACATGATGATGAACAAATCCAAAAACATGAAGCGGAAAGCCAAGGGGACAACGACCCTGTGCAAGGCAGATGCGCGCATTGTTCTGCGCAGTTTCCTGCCCTACGCCCGCAAGAAAAAAGCAGCGGTTAAAGCTGTAGAAGGGAGCAACTAA
- a CDS encoding DUF1223 domain-containing protein, with product MQKLNQRLTALFAAFLFLASGAASFAQSEDAAITVSDKAPVVIELFSSQACVFCPQADRLFADLVRQNDVIGLACHIDYFDVTKGSLARPFCTTRQNDYMQALRAGPNYTPQIVVNGRIDAVGYKMKEVATALKDQQGKEPVALSIVKTAQPGVFKVVLPALGVTLSQPLHLWMAVYDRPHQITVAEGQNRGQVMEYLNVVSTLVDLGEWDGREGGKIVQPMFKDTNAGFVVLAQDSGPDGIMAAGQYARPAP from the coding sequence ATGCAGAAACTTAATCAGCGCTTAACGGCTTTATTCGCGGCTTTTCTTTTTCTGGCGTCCGGCGCCGCTTCTTTTGCGCAATCTGAAGACGCGGCGATTACGGTTTCGGACAAGGCGCCTGTCGTTATCGAGCTGTTTTCATCACAGGCGTGCGTTTTCTGTCCGCAGGCCGACCGGCTGTTTGCGGATCTGGTGCGGCAAAACGATGTGATCGGGCTGGCCTGTCACATTGACTATTTCGATGTGACGAAAGGCTCGTTAGCCCGCCCGTTTTGTACCACGCGCCAGAATGATTACATGCAGGCTTTGCGCGCCGGGCCAAACTATACGCCGCAGATTGTCGTGAATGGCCGGATTGATGCGGTCGGCTATAAGATGAAGGAAGTTGCTACAGCTTTAAAGGACCAGCAGGGAAAAGAACCTGTGGCGTTATCCATCGTCAAAACGGCGCAACCCGGCGTTTTCAAGGTGGTTTTACCGGCGCTGGGTGTCACCTTGTCCCAGCCCCTGCATTTATGGATGGCGGTGTACGACCGTCCGCACCAGATCACGGTGGCCGAGGGCCAAAACCGCGGTCAGGTTATGGAGTATCTCAACGTGGTCAGCACACTGGTTGATCTTGGCGAATGGGATGGCCGTGAAGGCGGGAAAATTGTCCAGCCGATGTTCAAGGATACGAACGCAGGTTTCGTTGTGTTGGCTCAGGACAGCGGCCCTGACGGTATCATGGCCGCCGGACAATATGCGCGCCCCGCGCCATAG
- the polA gene encoding DNA polymerase I, translating to MLTIMTTDNDTLYLVDGSGYIFRAYFALPQNLTNPEGTPVGAVLGFTNMLLKLLTDEHAPSIAVIFDAKRANFRNDIYPDYKANREDPPEDLIPQFGLIREATEAFDIPAIELEGYEADDLIATYARLAKEAGKQVVIVSSDKDLMQLVDDDVSMLDPMKQRKIGPAEVVEKFGVMPDKVVDVQALAGDSTDNVPGVPGIGIKTAAELINEYGDLEGLLSRAAEIKQPKRREKLIENADMARISRQLVRLAPDAPVPVALDDLKARDPHTPKLIEFVKKQGFKSVLARLENNGAGTPGGKPSDSSPTAQDNKKGLPAPKQNEYTLITDENTLKDWIAAAYESGVLAIDTETTGLTPARAELVGISMASALGKAAYIPIGHGVKTEAPTDLFAAPEPVDNAGDIKQIPLDKVIALLKPLLEDESVLKIGHNMKYDFQMFAAHGIRPAPCDDTMLLSYVLDGSAHGHGMDELSELLCGHTTIKYEEVCGKGKSQIGFAEVPMDKALDYAAEDAEITLRLWYVLKPRLAQEKMATIYEDIERPLIPVIADMERAGIRVDPAKLKELSSDFSKRLMTLEEDIHKIAGHPFNVGSPAQVGDVLFGDMGLDGGKKTKTGAWSTNAAILETLALQGHEIVQKILDWRQLSKLKSTYTDALPEQINPATGRIHTSFHLTGTNTGRLASSDPNLQNIPIRTEEGRKIREAFIAEPGCTLLSVDYSQVELRLAAALANVGALKEAFRNDVDIHALTASRVFGVPLENVTPELRRQAKAVNFGIIYGISGWGLAKQLGCEPADANAFIRTYLSQFNEIQDFMEAAKDEARKNGFVRTLYGRKCVIRGINDKNGAIRAAAERQAINAPLQGTAADIMKMAMVKMPDALKNAGLKARMLLQVHDELIFEVPHDELDKTATLVRDIMENVADVGVPLEAEAGHGDNWALAH from the coding sequence ATGTTGACGATCATGACAACTGATAATGACACGCTCTATCTGGTCGACGGGTCCGGGTATATTTTCCGGGCTTATTTCGCCCTGCCCCAGAATCTGACCAACCCGGAAGGCACGCCGGTCGGGGCTGTGCTGGGCTTTACCAATATGCTGCTCAAGCTTTTGACGGACGAGCATGCACCCTCGATCGCTGTGATTTTTGATGCGAAGCGCGCTAATTTCCGCAACGATATTTACCCGGACTACAAAGCCAATCGCGAAGACCCGCCAGAGGATTTAATTCCGCAATTCGGCCTGATCCGCGAAGCAACCGAAGCGTTCGACATCCCGGCGATTGAGCTGGAAGGCTATGAAGCCGACGATTTGATCGCAACCTATGCGCGGCTGGCCAAGGAAGCCGGGAAGCAAGTTGTGATCGTGTCTTCGGACAAGGATTTAATGCAGCTCGTCGATGACGACGTTTCTATGCTCGATCCCATGAAACAGCGCAAAATCGGTCCTGCCGAAGTTGTCGAGAAATTTGGCGTGATGCCTGACAAGGTTGTCGATGTGCAGGCGCTGGCCGGGGATTCCACAGATAACGTGCCTGGCGTGCCGGGGATTGGCATTAAAACAGCGGCAGAGCTTATCAATGAATATGGCGATCTGGAAGGGTTGCTGTCCCGCGCCGCAGAGATCAAGCAACCCAAGCGCCGGGAAAAGCTGATTGAAAACGCCGATATGGCCCGGATTTCCCGGCAGCTTGTCCGGCTGGCACCCGATGCGCCGGTGCCGGTTGCGCTGGACGACCTCAAAGCCCGCGATCCGCACACACCTAAATTGATTGAATTTGTGAAGAAACAGGGGTTCAAGTCCGTTCTGGCCCGGCTGGAAAATAACGGCGCGGGCACGCCGGGCGGCAAGCCTTCAGATTCTTCGCCCACGGCGCAGGATAACAAGAAGGGATTGCCCGCACCGAAGCAAAACGAATATACCCTGATTACCGATGAAAATACGCTCAAAGACTGGATTGCCGCCGCTTATGAGAGTGGTGTTCTGGCCATAGACACCGAAACCACCGGCCTGACCCCGGCCCGGGCCGAACTGGTCGGTATTTCTATGGCTTCCGCGCTCGGCAAGGCAGCTTATATCCCGATCGGGCACGGTGTAAAAACGGAAGCGCCGACCGACCTGTTTGCCGCTCCCGAACCGGTAGATAACGCTGGCGACATCAAGCAAATCCCGCTGGACAAGGTTATCGCCTTGCTTAAACCGTTGCTGGAAGACGAAAGTGTCCTGAAAATCGGGCATAACATGAAATACGATTTCCAGATGTTCGCGGCACACGGCATCCGCCCGGCGCCGTGCGATGACACGATGCTTTTGTCTTATGTGCTTGACGGCTCGGCGCACGGACACGGCATGGATGAGCTCTCCGAACTGCTGTGCGGTCATACAACCATCAAATACGAAGAGGTCTGCGGCAAGGGCAAAAGCCAGATCGGTTTTGCGGAAGTGCCGATGGACAAGGCGCTAGACTACGCCGCCGAGGATGCCGAAATTACCCTGCGGCTGTGGTATGTTCTCAAGCCCCGGCTGGCGCAGGAGAAAATGGCGACCATCTATGAAGATATCGAACGGCCGCTGATCCCTGTGATTGCTGACATGGAGAGGGCCGGGATCCGGGTTGATCCGGCCAAGTTGAAAGAGCTGTCTTCCGATTTCAGCAAGCGCCTGATGACACTGGAAGAAGACATTCACAAAATAGCCGGTCATCCGTTCAATGTTGGATCACCCGCGCAGGTCGGCGATGTGCTGTTCGGTGATATGGGGCTGGACGGCGGCAAGAAAACCAAAACGGGGGCGTGGTCGACTAATGCGGCCATTCTTGAAACGCTGGCCTTGCAGGGGCATGAGATCGTCCAGAAAATTCTCGACTGGCGGCAGCTTTCGAAACTGAAATCGACCTATACCGATGCCTTGCCGGAGCAAATCAACCCCGCAACCGGCCGTATTCATACATCTTTCCACCTGACAGGAACCAATACGGGACGTCTCGCATCGTCCGATCCGAACCTGCAAAACATACCGATACGGACCGAAGAAGGCCGTAAAATCCGGGAAGCGTTCATTGCCGAGCCGGGATGCACCTTGCTGTCCGTTGACTATTCGCAAGTCGAATTACGGCTGGCGGCGGCGCTGGCCAATGTGGGGGCTCTCAAGGAAGCGTTCCGCAATGATGTTGATATTCATGCCCTGACGGCCAGCCGCGTGTTTGGCGTGCCGTTGGAAAACGTCACGCCGGAGCTGCGGCGGCAGGCCAAGGCCGTCAATTTCGGAATTATATACGGTATTTCCGGCTGGGGGCTGGCCAAACAGCTCGGCTGCGAGCCCGCAGACGCCAATGCGTTCATCCGCACGTATCTTTCCCAGTTCAACGAGATTCAGGATTTCATGGAAGCCGCCAAGGACGAAGCGCGTAAAAACGGGTTTGTTCGCACGCTGTACGGCCGCAAATGTGTGATCCGCGGTATTAACGACAAGAACGGCGCGATCCGGGCGGCGGCCGAGCGGCAAGCGATTAACGCGCCGCTGCAGGGCACCGCCGCCGACATCATGAAAATGGCAATGGTCAAAATGCCGGACGCTTTGAAAAATGCCGGATTAAAAGCCCGGATGCTGTTACAGGTCCATGACGAGCTGATATTTGAAGTGCCGCATGACGAGCTGGATAAAACAGCCACCCTCGTCCGGGATATCATGGAAAACGTTGCCGATGTGGGCGTGCCGCTGGAGGCCGAAGCCGGACACGGCGATAACTGGGCGCTGGCGCATTAA
- a CDS encoding prenyltransferase has product MSALIGIIRPPFLLLVPACVAVGVAVAHEKAGAFDGSLLAIILIGALCAHAAVNALNEVCDFKNGLDLNTDKTPFSGGSGTLPAHPDLLPAAQKLAAGLLAVTILTGLVLLYKTGWPLLWAGLPGVLIVAAYGPWLVFRPILTLIAPGAGFGLAMIMGTEYVLSGSYSWSGLAAALPVFFLTNNLLLINQLPDIAADRAAGRKNIPILWGEKKAVLLAALFYAGAYGAMVFAVSMGVLPLFVFSGLLTMPLAVIVIIRLWQSGPVIPAMALNVAVTLLTPVLMAAGLFL; this is encoded by the coding sequence ATGTCTGCCCTCATCGGTATCATCCGCCCCCCGTTTTTATTGCTGGTCCCGGCCTGTGTCGCGGTCGGGGTGGCCGTGGCTCACGAAAAAGCCGGCGCATTTGACGGATCGTTACTGGCCATCATCCTGATCGGGGCGCTGTGTGCGCATGCGGCGGTCAATGCTCTGAACGAGGTCTGCGATTTCAAAAACGGTCTCGATCTGAACACGGATAAAACACCATTCAGCGGCGGCAGCGGTACACTTCCGGCCCATCCCGATTTACTGCCCGCCGCGCAAAAACTGGCGGCGGGGTTGTTGGCCGTCACGATCCTGACAGGTCTGGTCTTGCTGTATAAAACGGGTTGGCCGCTTTTGTGGGCCGGGTTGCCGGGCGTCCTGATTGTCGCGGCCTATGGGCCGTGGCTGGTGTTCCGCCCGATCCTGACCCTGATCGCGCCCGGCGCGGGGTTTGGGCTGGCGATGATTATGGGCACGGAATACGTGCTCAGCGGCTCCTATTCATGGTCCGGGCTGGCGGCGGCCCTGCCGGTCTTTTTCCTGACCAACAACCTGCTGCTTATCAACCAGCTTCCGGATATTGCCGCCGACCGCGCCGCCGGCCGCAAAAACATCCCGATCCTGTGGGGCGAAAAGAAAGCTGTGCTGCTGGCCGCCCTGTTCTACGCAGGGGCATATGGCGCCATGGTTTTCGCTGTATCCATGGGGGTTTTGCCGCTTTTCGTGTTCTCCGGCCTTTTGACCATGCCGCTCGCCGTCATTGTTATCATCCGCCTGTGGCAATCCGGCCCAGTTATCCCGGCGATGGCCCTGAACGTAGCGGTAACTCTCCTGACCCCCGTGTTGATGGCGGCGGGGCTATTCCTGTAG
- a CDS encoding DUF4864 domain-containing protein yields the protein MKSIPDTGKQVIRFHAFSSVFWTVAALCVWVAVFALVLAMPPNVRAEGRGLPHQQNTEIPTEDPEEDALRLIHQQLAAIRARNAEQAFALMTARSHEAFESANDFLGTLRFEYRPLYNSESLHVLHSHKGDGDSLQTVEIFDEDGDALTVLYRIERQSDGRLLIDSFTILDDEALAI from the coding sequence ATGAAGAGCATACCGGATACAGGAAAGCAAGTCATACGCTTTCATGCCTTTTCATCTGTTTTCTGGACAGTGGCGGCGCTTTGCGTATGGGTGGCGGTTTTTGCACTGGTTCTGGCCATGCCGCCCAATGTCCGGGCCGAGGGCCGCGGCCTGCCCCATCAGCAAAACACCGAAATTCCGACCGAAGACCCGGAAGAAGACGCCTTGCGGCTGATCCACCAGCAACTGGCCGCCATCCGCGCGCGCAACGCGGAACAAGCCTTTGCGCTGATGACTGCGCGCTCTCACGAAGCCTTTGAAAGCGCCAACGATTTTCTGGGAACGCTGCGCTTTGAATACCGGCCTTTATATAATTCCGAAAGCCTCCACGTCCTGCACAGTCACAAGGGCGACGGCGATTCACTGCAAACGGTCGAAATCTTCGATGAAGACGGGGACGCCCTGACTGTTCTCTACCGGATCGAGCGCCAGAGCGATGGACGGCTTCTCATTGATTCCTTTACGATTCTGGATGATGAAGCCCTCGCCATTTAG
- a CDS encoding pentapeptide repeat-containing protein, translating to MASNDAAIEALNKGTKAWQDYVAQNGVPESLSGSINGANLKGADLSGIKAGPGGLQFNNVDMSDAKLSGLSGSVHISFSNLDNADLSGSGTNLSDMHIKDSTARGANLSGAKLGTMQIEKTNMSGADLSNTHALPVGGGTALNIIGGSNLSGANLERAQWPGANIEHTDLSGAKAANINLEKADIESADLRGADLSNANMKGVEASYSKLSGANMTGVDANSAEPGMTQANFYAAKMDGADLKGADLRGAHLNHTHFENADLRGSDMTGANLLRAKMEGAQTDGTRFSPSSQAEEPASRLTAAEGDNSLGKGISSEGLKSPTAAFNPAAAGVEPVDPVMVPTPAGPAVSTQDFTV from the coding sequence ATGGCATCAAATGACGCGGCAATTGAGGCACTCAATAAAGGCACCAAAGCGTGGCAGGACTACGTTGCGCAAAATGGTGTGCCTGAAAGCCTGAGCGGCAGTATAAATGGCGCCAATCTGAAAGGGGCCGATCTTTCGGGAATTAAAGCCGGTCCCGGCGGTTTGCAATTTAACAATGTTGATATGAGCGATGCCAAATTAAGCGGCTTGTCCGGTTCGGTTCATATCAGTTTTTCGAATCTTGATAACGCAGATTTAAGCGGTTCCGGTACCAATCTCTCTGATATGCACATCAAAGACAGTACAGCAAGAGGGGCAAATCTCTCTGGGGCTAAACTGGGAACAATGCAAATCGAAAAAACCAATATGTCCGGTGCCGATTTATCGAACACGCACGCCTTACCCGTCGGTGGGGGGACCGCACTGAATATCATTGGCGGCAGTAATTTGTCCGGGGCTAATCTAGAGCGGGCACAATGGCCGGGAGCCAACATCGAACATACCGATTTGTCTGGCGCCAAGGCCGCTAACATCAATCTTGAAAAGGCCGACATTGAAAGCGCTGATTTGAGAGGTGCGGATTTATCGAATGCGAACATGAAAGGCGTTGAAGCGTCCTATTCCAAACTCTCCGGTGCGAATATGACCGGGGTCGACGCTAACAGCGCCGAGCCGGGGATGACACAAGCCAACTTCTATGCGGCCAAAATGGACGGGGCCGATCTGAAAGGAGCAGATTTACGGGGCGCGCATTTGAACCATACGCATTTTGAAAATGCGGATTTACGGGGATCGGATATGACAGGCGCAAACCTACTGCGAGCAAAGATGGAAGGTGCTCAAACCGATGGAACCCGCTTTTCTCCCTCATCGCAGGCAGAAGAGCCGGCCAGCCGCCTGACCGCTGCCGAAGGAGATAATAGTCTGGGCAAAGGAATCAGCAGTGAAGGTTTAAAAAGCCCCACGGCTGCTTTCAATCCCGCCGCCGCCGGAGTTGAGCCCGTCGATCCTGTCATGGTGCCGACACCCGCCGGACCCGCCGTATCAACGCAGGACTTCACAGTATAG
- a CDS encoding phosphoglycerate mutase family protein has translation MRIFLARHGYSEGNDNLDNYKLRSDARISLMDKGWQQAFSAGEFIRNYCEEHDIPPPRLWMSPFQRTRETTSGIIYGANGFFQERPRVEESLTEMDFGDFSAYHSDQERREKMPWVAEAFDRARREDRFYARPPRGESPYLVQRRVEPFIDTIFRDKAEGVDTHLGVTHGVTLRVLAMSFMHIDPLRYKKFPNPENGSVYLIAGDRNEGYSLKQIYNGERAIAVDIDWSRKLKAGEAILPEVPEHLRFRP, from the coding sequence ATGCGGATTTTTCTTGCACGCCACGGTTATTCCGAAGGCAATGACAATCTTGATAATTATAAGTTACGCAGTGATGCCCGGATTTCATTGATGGACAAAGGCTGGCAACAGGCTTTTAGCGCCGGGGAGTTTATCAGAAATTATTGTGAGGAACACGATATCCCGCCGCCGCGCCTTTGGATGAGCCCCTTTCAACGTACGCGCGAAACAACAAGCGGCATAATATATGGTGCGAATGGTTTTTTTCAGGAAAGACCGCGCGTTGAAGAATCACTGACCGAAATGGATTTCGGGGATTTTTCAGCTTATCATTCGGATCAGGAACGCCGTGAAAAAATGCCGTGGGTCGCCGAGGCATTCGACCGGGCCCGCAGGGAAGACCGTTTTTACGCCCGCCCGCCGCGCGGGGAAAGCCCGTATTTGGTCCAAAGGCGGGTGGAACCGTTCATTGATACAATTTTTCGTGATAAAGCCGAAGGCGTTGATACGCATTTGGGGGTAACGCACGGCGTTACGCTGCGGGTTCTTGCTATGTCTTTCATGCATATTGATCCGCTACGCTACAAAAAATTCCCAAACCCGGAAAATGGATCTGTTTACCTGATCGCCGGAGACAGAAACGAAGGTTACAGCCTCAAGCAGATATATAATGGAGAGCGGGCCATAGCCGTAGATATCGACTGGAGTCGAAAGTTAAAGGCCGGAGAGGCTATCTTACCTGAAGTCCCCGAACATCTGCGTTTCAGACCATAA
- the rplT gene encoding 50S ribosomal protein L20 gives MARTKGGPRAHARHRKVIKAAKGYYGRRKNCFRTAVQAVEKAGQYAYAHRRRKKRDFRSLWIQRINAGARLNGLTYSQFMHGLKLAGIELDRKVLSAIAIDSEKDFAALAQQAADALKKAA, from the coding sequence ATGGCACGGACAAAAGGGGGGCCACGCGCCCACGCCCGTCACCGTAAAGTGATTAAGGCCGCCAAGGGTTACTACGGCCGCCGTAAAAATTGTTTCCGTACAGCTGTGCAAGCGGTCGAAAAAGCCGGGCAATATGCCTATGCTCACCGTCGCCGTAAAAAGCGCGATTTCCGCAGCTTGTGGATCCAGCGTATTAATGCCGGTGCACGCCTGAACGGTTTGACCTACAGCCAGTTCATGCACGGCCTTAAACTGGCCGGGATCGAGCTGGACCGTAAAGTCCTGTCGGCGATTGCGATCGACAGCGAAAAAGACTTTGCGGCGCTGGCCCAACAAGCCGCCGATGCCCTGAAAAAAGCAGCATAA
- a CDS encoding HAD family hydrolase, whose protein sequence is MTHLAVFDWNCTLFDDFEPMLDGTNASISLFGRPAIDAETLRDHFTMPILHGYVALGIGVDEYLSRHEEAALTFLECYEKGALDCRLKDGALDLLLWLNEHDVHCLLLSNHLRENIDIQLRRFQIESMFHGVSGRDQYDASFISGMDKQERLEVYMNKHGFSPDKAFIIGDSEEEPEIGNHLGLTTFSITGGVVSEERLKKCNPDYVVHDLPGVKTTLAEIWSI, encoded by the coding sequence ATGACTCATCTCGCTGTTTTTGACTGGAACTGCACACTGTTCGACGATTTCGAACCGATGCTTGATGGAACAAATGCCTCTATATCCCTTTTTGGGCGGCCCGCCATTGATGCTGAAACGCTGCGGGATCATTTTACAATGCCGATTTTACATGGCTACGTGGCGCTGGGGATCGGGGTGGATGAGTACCTGTCCCGGCACGAAGAAGCCGCCCTGACTTTTCTTGAATGCTATGAGAAAGGAGCATTGGATTGCCGCCTAAAGGACGGCGCTCTCGATCTTCTGCTCTGGCTGAACGAGCATGACGTTCACTGCCTGCTCCTCAGCAATCACCTCCGGGAGAACATAGATATCCAGCTGCGCCGTTTCCAGATCGAGAGCATGTTTCACGGCGTTTCCGGACGGGATCAATATGATGCCTCCTTTATCAGCGGCATGGACAAGCAAGAACGGCTGGAAGTTTATATGAACAAGCATGGTTTTTCCCCGGACAAAGCCTTTATCATCGGCGATTCCGAAGAAGAACCCGAAATCGGCAATCATCTGGGGCTGACAACGTTTTCGATTACCGGCGGCGTGGTCAGCGAAGAGCGCCTGAAAAAATGCAATCCGGATTATGTTGTTCATGATTTGCCCGGCGTTAAAACGACGTTGGCGGAAATCTGGTCAATTTAA